One window of the Magnolia sinica isolate HGM2019 chromosome 19, MsV1, whole genome shotgun sequence genome contains the following:
- the LOC131235271 gene encoding putative glutamine amidotransferase GAT1_2.1, whose translation MASDLSTILPRVLIVSRRSVRKNKFVDFVGEYHLDLIVSYGAVPVIVPRVAGVHMLLESFEPIHGVLLCEGEDIDPSLYDSEISGLSQEELEEIRRLHTSDTAIDREKDSIELRLAKLCLERNIPFLGICRGSQVLNVACGGTLYQDVEKELLKKCKGERVIHMDYDNYDGHRHPVNVVENTPVHSWFKESLEGNMEIRVNSYHHQGVKRLAERFVPMAFAPDGLIEGFYDPDAYNPEEGKFIMGLQFHPERMRRSDTEEFDYPGCPSAYQEFVKAVIAYQQKVNSSASAAKSLKLDQELEKKRKIIVRSFSIARDVYASGLEMPQSKESDLEAGAEFLESNTALSVQQENRLKQMGATVRNACSYLERLKMNEQREMIAKTVMGKMSIEQLSDLLSFYHMMGQICSEVLERKLVAS comes from the exons ATGGCTTCTGATCTGTCTACCATCCTTCCAAGGGTTCTCATTGTCTCTCGACGCAGCGTTCGTAAGAACAAGTTCGTCGATTTCGTTG GTGAATACCACCTTGATCTCATTGTAAGTTATGGAGCGGTGCCCGTAATTGTTCCCAGAGTCGCAGGCGTTCACATGCTACTTGAAAGCTTCGAGCCCATCCATGGCGTCCTCCTCTGTGAAGGTGAAGACATCGACCCATCTCTCTATGACTCAGAGATATCAGGCCTATCCCAAGAAGAATTGGAAGAGATCAGACGGTTACACACAAGCGATACTGCTATTGACCGGGAGAAGGACTCAATTGAGTTGAGGCTTGCGAAGCTTTGTTTGGAGAGGAACATACCGTTCTTGGGCATTTGTAGGGGGTCCCAAGTCCTCAACGTCGCATGTGGTGGGACCCTTTATCAAGATGTCGAGAAAGAGCTTTTGAAGAAATGCAAGGGGGAGAGGGTAATTCACATGGACTATGATAACTATGACGGTCACAGACATCCGGTGAATGTGGTCGAGAACACCCCAGTACATTCATGGTTTAAGGAATCTTTGGAGGGGAACATGGAAATTAGAGTCAATAGCTATCATCATCAAGGTGTTAAGAGACTAGCTGAAAGATTTGTTCCCATGGCATTTGCACCGGATGGTTTGATTGAAGGGTTCTATGATCCCGATGCATATAATCCTGAAGAGGGTAAGTTTATCATGGGCTTGCAGTTCCATCCGGAGAGAATGAGGAGATCAGATACTGAGGAGTTTGATTATCCAGGATGCCCATCTGCCTATCAG GAATTTGTGAAGGCAGTGATAGCATATCAGCAGAAAGTCAACAGCTCAGCATCTGCAGCAAAGAGTCTAAAGCTGGATCAAGAActggagaagaagaggaagatcatTGTCCGAAGTTTTTCAATTGCGAGAGATGTGTATGCATCTGGGCTCGAAATGCCCCAATCTAAGGAATCGGATCTTGAGGCAGGAGCTGAATTCCTGGAG TCGAACACGGCATTGAGCGTACAACAAGAGAATAGATTGAAGCAGATGGGTGCGACGGTGAGGAACGCATGTTCGTATCTAGAGAGACTGAAGATGAATGAGCAGAGGGAAATGATAGCAAAGACTGTGATGGGGAAAATGTCTATAGAGCAGTTATCTGATCTGCTATCATTCTACCACATGATGGGGCAGATCTGCTCTGAAGTGTTGGAGAGAAAGCTCGTGGCCTCATGA